A DNA window from Vigna angularis cultivar LongXiaoDou No.4 chromosome 1, ASM1680809v1, whole genome shotgun sequence contains the following coding sequences:
- the LOC108321572 gene encoding diacylglycerol kinase 7 isoform X2, whose product MGSPATTGETNKIAVRSSIVESFRGCGLSGMRIDKEELKKQLTMPRYLRYAMRDSIRLQDPAAGESRYINRADGEDSAAPPYPMVVFINSRSGGRHGPALKERLQQLMSEEQVFDLSDVKPHEFVRYGLSCLEMLASLGDSCAKETRERIRVMVAGGDGTVGWVLGCLTELRTQAREPVPPVGIIPLGTGNDLSRSFDWGGSFPFAWRSAIKRTLQRASTGSVNRLDSWRVSLAMPEGTSVKLPHCLKPTEQFTLDQSFEIKGALPETVASYEGVYYNYFSIGMDAQVAYGFHHLRNEKPYLASGPISNKIIYSGYSCTQGWFFTPCVSDPGLRGLKNILRMHIKKINSSEWEQIAIPTSVRAIVALNLHSYGSGRNPWGKPKPKYLEKRGFVEADVSDGLLEIFGLKQGWHASFVMVELISAKHLAQASAIRLEVRGGRWKNAYMQMDGEPWKQPLSKEFTTFVDIKREPFQSLVISGKK is encoded by the exons ATGGGATCGCCGGCGACGACTGGTGAGACGAATAAGATAGCGGTGCGGTCGTCGATTGTCGAGTCGTTTCGCGGTTGCGGTCTGTCCGGGATGCGAATTGACAAGGAAGAGTTGAAGAAGCAACTCACCATGCCGCGGTACCTGCGCTACGCAATGCGCGATTCCATTCGTCTTCAGGACCCCGCCGCCGGTGAGTCCCGCTACATTAACCGCGCTGACGGCGAGGATTCCGCCGCCCCGCCGTATCCCATGGTCGTCTTTATCAACTCCCGCAGCGGCGGCCGCCACGGCCCCGCTCTCAAGGAGAGACTGCAGCAACTCATGAGTGAGGAGCAG GTATTTGACTTATCAGATGTGAAGCCTCATGAATTCGTACGGTATGGATTGAGTTGTCTGGAGATGTTGGCGAGCCTTGGTGATTCTTGTGCCAAAGAAACTCGTGAAAGAATTAGGGTTATG GTTGCTGGAGGTGATGGTACAGTTGGTTGGGTATTAGGATGTCTAACAGAACTTCGCACACAGGCTCGAGAGCCAGTTCCTCCTGTAGGGATCATACCGCTGGGGACAGGCAATGACCTTTCTAGGAGTTTTGATTGG GGTGGGTCATTTCCGTTTGCATGGAGGTCTGCTATTAAGAGAACTCTTCAAAGGGCTAGTACTGGGAGTGTTAATCGTTTGGATAG TTGGCGAGTTTCACTTGCAATGCCAGAAGGCACATCTGTGAAGCTACCGCACTGTTTGAAGCCTACAGAACAATTCACTCTTGATCAG AGCTTTGAAATTAAGGGAGCACTACCAGAGACAGTTGCAAGTTATGAAGGCGTGTACTATAATTACTTCAGCATAG GAATGGATGCCCAAGTGGCTTATGGCTTCCATCATCTACGAAATGAAAAACCTTACCTTGCAAGCGGTCCAATTTCAAATAAG ATTATATACTCAGGATACAGCTGCACACAAGGCTGGTTTTTCACACCTTGCGTTAGTGATCCAGGTCTAAG GGGACTTAAAAACATTTTGCGGATGCATATCAAAAAGATCAATAGCTCAGAGTGGGAGCAGATTGCAATTCCTACGAG TGTAAGGGCAATAGTAGCTCTGAATCTTCATAGCTATGGAAGTGGGAGAAATCCATGGGGtaaaccaaaaccaaaatattTGGAAAAG AGAGGCTTTGTTGAAGCTGATGTTTCCGATGGGCTTTTGGAAATATTTGGTTTAAAACAAGGATGGCATGCATCATTTGTCATGGTTGAACTGATATCTGCAAAGCACCTAGCTCAG GCTTCAGCTATTCGATTGGAAGTGAGAGGTGGACGGTGGAAAAATGCCTATATGCAAATGGACGGAGAACCCTGGAAGCAGCCATTGAGCAAGGAGTTCACCACATTCGTGGATATAAAGAGGGAACCTTTCCAGTCACTTGTCATCAGTGGGAAAAAGTAA
- the LOC108321572 gene encoding diacylglycerol kinase 4 isoform X1 — protein sequence MQLPSQTLLSNGVLVNTHWRFEKKMDGSIKTLLSSSNEEKRVQTRGEPEGLPQRRKESSGRREKRTAKKKMGSPATTGETNKIAVRSSIVESFRGCGLSGMRIDKEELKKQLTMPRYLRYAMRDSIRLQDPAAGESRYINRADGEDSAAPPYPMVVFINSRSGGRHGPALKERLQQLMSEEQVFDLSDVKPHEFVRYGLSCLEMLASLGDSCAKETRERIRVMVAGGDGTVGWVLGCLTELRTQAREPVPPVGIIPLGTGNDLSRSFDWGGSFPFAWRSAIKRTLQRASTGSVNRLDSWRVSLAMPEGTSVKLPHCLKPTEQFTLDQSFEIKGALPETVASYEGVYYNYFSIGMDAQVAYGFHHLRNEKPYLASGPISNKIIYSGYSCTQGWFFTPCVSDPGLRGLKNILRMHIKKINSSEWEQIAIPTSVRAIVALNLHSYGSGRNPWGKPKPKYLEKRGFVEADVSDGLLEIFGLKQGWHASFVMVELISAKHLAQASAIRLEVRGGRWKNAYMQMDGEPWKQPLSKEFTTFVDIKREPFQSLVISGKK from the exons ATGCAATTGCCCAGCCAAACGCTCTTGAGTAATGGTGTGCTCGTCAACACACACTGGAGATTTGAGAAAAAGATGGATGGTTCAATTAAAACATTGCTCTCATCCAGCAACGAAGAGAAACG AGTGCAGACGAGAGGCGAACCAGAGGGTTTGCCTCAAAGAAGAAAGGAATCCAGTGGTCGCCGAGAGAAAAGGACAGCGAAGAAGAAGATGGGATCGCCGGCGACGACTGGTGAGACGAATAAGATAGCGGTGCGGTCGTCGATTGTCGAGTCGTTTCGCGGTTGCGGTCTGTCCGGGATGCGAATTGACAAGGAAGAGTTGAAGAAGCAACTCACCATGCCGCGGTACCTGCGCTACGCAATGCGCGATTCCATTCGTCTTCAGGACCCCGCCGCCGGTGAGTCCCGCTACATTAACCGCGCTGACGGCGAGGATTCCGCCGCCCCGCCGTATCCCATGGTCGTCTTTATCAACTCCCGCAGCGGCGGCCGCCACGGCCCCGCTCTCAAGGAGAGACTGCAGCAACTCATGAGTGAGGAGCAG GTATTTGACTTATCAGATGTGAAGCCTCATGAATTCGTACGGTATGGATTGAGTTGTCTGGAGATGTTGGCGAGCCTTGGTGATTCTTGTGCCAAAGAAACTCGTGAAAGAATTAGGGTTATG GTTGCTGGAGGTGATGGTACAGTTGGTTGGGTATTAGGATGTCTAACAGAACTTCGCACACAGGCTCGAGAGCCAGTTCCTCCTGTAGGGATCATACCGCTGGGGACAGGCAATGACCTTTCTAGGAGTTTTGATTGG GGTGGGTCATTTCCGTTTGCATGGAGGTCTGCTATTAAGAGAACTCTTCAAAGGGCTAGTACTGGGAGTGTTAATCGTTTGGATAG TTGGCGAGTTTCACTTGCAATGCCAGAAGGCACATCTGTGAAGCTACCGCACTGTTTGAAGCCTACAGAACAATTCACTCTTGATCAG AGCTTTGAAATTAAGGGAGCACTACCAGAGACAGTTGCAAGTTATGAAGGCGTGTACTATAATTACTTCAGCATAG GAATGGATGCCCAAGTGGCTTATGGCTTCCATCATCTACGAAATGAAAAACCTTACCTTGCAAGCGGTCCAATTTCAAATAAG ATTATATACTCAGGATACAGCTGCACACAAGGCTGGTTTTTCACACCTTGCGTTAGTGATCCAGGTCTAAG GGGACTTAAAAACATTTTGCGGATGCATATCAAAAAGATCAATAGCTCAGAGTGGGAGCAGATTGCAATTCCTACGAG TGTAAGGGCAATAGTAGCTCTGAATCTTCATAGCTATGGAAGTGGGAGAAATCCATGGGGtaaaccaaaaccaaaatattTGGAAAAG AGAGGCTTTGTTGAAGCTGATGTTTCCGATGGGCTTTTGGAAATATTTGGTTTAAAACAAGGATGGCATGCATCATTTGTCATGGTTGAACTGATATCTGCAAAGCACCTAGCTCAG GCTTCAGCTATTCGATTGGAAGTGAGAGGTGGACGGTGGAAAAATGCCTATATGCAAATGGACGGAGAACCCTGGAAGCAGCCATTGAGCAAGGAGTTCACCACATTCGTGGATATAAAGAGGGAACCTTTCCAGTCACTTGTCATCAGTGGGAAAAAGTAA
- the LOC108321544 gene encoding uncharacterized protein LOC108321544 isoform X2 codes for MRGNISETKWLTVTAITFTLTAISISAYALKRKWNHMSSKIEELEASLKSCSEKCASERQGRIRAQQALREEVTKSQPKSENLNLTCYPMMPIGTVHSCFSTRNGTPRQPLLVPLARACLVFNTTRVPPASLEGLEEYSHCWILYVFHLNTDIDKLWKHPSKSGFKAKVRVPRLKGGRKGVFATRSPHRPCPIGLTVAKVEAVQGNMVLLSGVDLVDGTDDNLLSVASISFSEDFTSALENCWIVAEKKSLYASPGEFQSLIKQVLSWDIRSLSQRNRPHDALLKNENDELLGNASDVDDHENETVVHEREQNAIYSSKIIYHLILEGLDVSYRIDHVGHVIVDNVSHAVQDNKRSFFNYLAWKGKMQ; via the exons ATGCGCGGCAACATTTCAGAAACAAAATGGTTGACAGTGACCGCCATAACCTTCACACTCACAGCCATTTCCATCTCTG CCTACGCATTAAAGAGAAAATGGAACCATATGAGCTCCAAGATCGAGGAGCTCGAGGCATCTCTGAAATCCTGCTCTGAGAAATGTGCCTCCGAAAGGCAAGGGCGAATCAGGGCTCAACAG GCTTTGAGAGAAGAAGTTACAAAGTCGCAACCTAAGTCTGAAAACCTAAACCTCACCTGTTATCCCATGATGCCAATCGGTACCGTCCACTCCTGCTTCTCCACCAGGAACGGGACGCCGAGGCAACCGTTACTCGTGCCACTTGCTAGGGCGTGTTTGGTTTTTAACACTACTCGCGTTCCACCGGCGTCGCTCGAGGGTTTGGAGGAATATTCTCATTGTTGGATTCTGTATGTTTTTCACTTAAATACGGATATTGATAAGCTGTGGAAGCATCCGTCTAAATCAGGGTTCAAGGCCAAG GTGAGGGTTCCGAGACTGAAGGGTGGAAGAAAGGGAGTGTTTGCCACACGATCCCCACACCGTCCATGCCCCATCGGACTCACAGTTGCAAAG GTAGAGGCTGTACAGGGAAATATGGTTTTGCTCTCGGGTGTGGATCTGGTTGATGGAACT GATGATAACTTGCTTTCTGTAGCTTCTATTAGCTTTTCGGAGGACTTCACTTCAGCTCTCGAAAATTGCTGGATAGTGGCG GAAAAGAAGTCATTGTATGCATCACCAGGTGAGTTCCAAAGCTTGATAAAGCAGGTTCTTTCATGGGATATTCGGTCATTGAGTCAACGCAATCGGCCACATGATGCATTACTTAAGAATGAAAACGATGAACTATTGGGTAATGCTTCTGATGTAGATGACCACGAAAATGAAACAGTAGTCCATGAAAGAGAGCAGAATGCTATATATTCCAGTAAAATCATTTATCACCTGATTTTGGAGGGACTTGATGTCTCTTACAGAATTGATCATGTCGGTCATGTCATAGTAGATAATGTATCACATGCTGTGCAGGATAATAAGCGTAGTTTCTTTAATTACTTGGCATGGAAAGGCAAGATGCaatga
- the LOC108321544 gene encoding uncharacterized protein LOC108321544 isoform X1 — protein sequence MRGNISETKWLTVTAITFTLTAISISAYALKRKWNHMSSKIEELEASLKSCSEKCASERQGRIRAQQALREEVTKSQPKSENLNLTCYPMMPIGTVHSCFSTRNGTPRQPLLVPLARACLVFNTTRVPPASLEGLEEYSHCWILYVFHLNTDIDKLWKHPSKSGFKAKVRVPRLKGGRKGVFATRSPHRPCPIGLTVAKVEAVQGNMVLLSGVDLVDGTPVLDLKPYIPYCDSIREATVPNWLTDDNLLSVASISFSEDFTSALENCWIVAEKKSLYASPGEFQSLIKQVLSWDIRSLSQRNRPHDALLKNENDELLGNASDVDDHENETVVHEREQNAIYSSKIIYHLILEGLDVSYRIDHVGHVIVDNVSHAVQDNKRSFFNYLAWKGKMQ from the exons ATGCGCGGCAACATTTCAGAAACAAAATGGTTGACAGTGACCGCCATAACCTTCACACTCACAGCCATTTCCATCTCTG CCTACGCATTAAAGAGAAAATGGAACCATATGAGCTCCAAGATCGAGGAGCTCGAGGCATCTCTGAAATCCTGCTCTGAGAAATGTGCCTCCGAAAGGCAAGGGCGAATCAGGGCTCAACAG GCTTTGAGAGAAGAAGTTACAAAGTCGCAACCTAAGTCTGAAAACCTAAACCTCACCTGTTATCCCATGATGCCAATCGGTACCGTCCACTCCTGCTTCTCCACCAGGAACGGGACGCCGAGGCAACCGTTACTCGTGCCACTTGCTAGGGCGTGTTTGGTTTTTAACACTACTCGCGTTCCACCGGCGTCGCTCGAGGGTTTGGAGGAATATTCTCATTGTTGGATTCTGTATGTTTTTCACTTAAATACGGATATTGATAAGCTGTGGAAGCATCCGTCTAAATCAGGGTTCAAGGCCAAG GTGAGGGTTCCGAGACTGAAGGGTGGAAGAAAGGGAGTGTTTGCCACACGATCCCCACACCGTCCATGCCCCATCGGACTCACAGTTGCAAAG GTAGAGGCTGTACAGGGAAATATGGTTTTGCTCTCGGGTGTGGATCTGGTTGATGGAACT CCAGTGCTAGATCTCAAGCCTTACATACCATATTGTGACAGCATCCGAGAAGCTACAGTGCCAAATTGGTTGACA GATGATAACTTGCTTTCTGTAGCTTCTATTAGCTTTTCGGAGGACTTCACTTCAGCTCTCGAAAATTGCTGGATAGTGGCG GAAAAGAAGTCATTGTATGCATCACCAGGTGAGTTCCAAAGCTTGATAAAGCAGGTTCTTTCATGGGATATTCGGTCATTGAGTCAACGCAATCGGCCACATGATGCATTACTTAAGAATGAAAACGATGAACTATTGGGTAATGCTTCTGATGTAGATGACCACGAAAATGAAACAGTAGTCCATGAAAGAGAGCAGAATGCTATATATTCCAGTAAAATCATTTATCACCTGATTTTGGAGGGACTTGATGTCTCTTACAGAATTGATCATGTCGGTCATGTCATAGTAGATAATGTATCACATGCTGTGCAGGATAATAAGCGTAGTTTCTTTAATTACTTGGCATGGAAAGGCAAGATGCaatga